A DNA window from Mastomys coucha isolate ucsf_1 unplaced genomic scaffold, UCSF_Mcou_1 pScaffold21, whole genome shotgun sequence contains the following coding sequences:
- the LOC116103349 gene encoding RNA-binding protein 4B isoform X2 — MVKLFIGNLPREATEQEIRSLFEQYGKVLECDIIKNYGFVHIEDKTAAEDAIRNLHHYKLHGVNINVEASKNKSKASTKLHVGNISPTCTNQELRAKFEEYGPVIECDIVKDYAFVHMERAEDAVEAIRGLDNTEFQGRIIAD, encoded by the exons ATGGTGAAGCTGTTCATTGGAAATCTGCCCCGGGAGGCCACAGAGCAGGAGATCCGCTCACTCTTCGAGCAGTACGGGAAGGTGCTGGAATGTGACATCATTAAGAACTATGGCTTTGTGCACATAGAGGACAAGACGGCCGCTGAGGATGCCATCCGAAACCTGCACCACTACAAGCTGCACGGAGTGAACATCAATGTGGAAGCCAGCAAGAATAAGAGTAAAGCTTCCACCAAGTTACACGTGGGCAACATCAGCCCCACTTGTACCAACCAAGAGCTGCGGGCCAAGTTTGAGGAGTACGGCCCAGTCATCGAATGTGACATCGTGAAAGATTATGCCTTTGTACACATGGAGCGGGCAGAGGATGCGGTGGAGGCCATCAGGGGCCTTGACAACACAGAGTTTCAAG GTAGGATAATTGCGGACTGA
- the LOC116103349 gene encoding RNA-binding protein 4B isoform X1 has product MVKLFIGNLPREATEQEIRSLFEQYGKVLECDIIKNYGFVHIEDKTAAEDAIRNLHHYKLHGVNINVEASKNKSKASTKLHVGNISPTCTNQELRAKFEEYGPVIECDIVKDYAFVHMERAEDAVEAIRGLDNTEFQGKRMHVQLSTSRLRTAPGMGDQSGCYRCGKEGHWSKECPVDRTGRVADFTEQYNEQYGAVRTPYTMGYGESMYYNDAYGALDYYKRYRVRSYEAVAAAAAASAYNYAEQTMSHLPQVQSSAVPSHLNSTSVDPYDRHLLQNSGSAATSAAMAAAASSSYYGRDRSPLRRNAAVLPAVGEGYGYGPESEMSQASAATRNSLYDMARYEREQYVDRARYSAF; this is encoded by the exons ATGGTGAAGCTGTTCATTGGAAATCTGCCCCGGGAGGCCACAGAGCAGGAGATCCGCTCACTCTTCGAGCAGTACGGGAAGGTGCTGGAATGTGACATCATTAAGAACTATGGCTTTGTGCACATAGAGGACAAGACGGCCGCTGAGGATGCCATCCGAAACCTGCACCACTACAAGCTGCACGGAGTGAACATCAATGTGGAAGCCAGCAAGAATAAGAGTAAAGCTTCCACCAAGTTACACGTGGGCAACATCAGCCCCACTTGTACCAACCAAGAGCTGCGGGCCAAGTTTGAGGAGTACGGCCCAGTCATCGAATGTGACATCGTGAAAGATTATGCCTTTGTACACATGGAGCGGGCAGAGGATGCGGTGGAGGCCATCAGGGGCCTTGACAACACAGAGTTTCAAG GCAAACGAATGCATGTACAGTTGTCAACTAGCCGGCTTCGGACTGCCCCTGGGATGGGAGACCAGAGTGGTTGCTATCGGTGTGGTAAAGAAGGACACTGGTCCAAAGAGTGCCCAGTAGATCGTACAGGGCGTGTGGCAGACTTTACTGAGCAGTACAATGAACAGTATGGAGCAGTGCGCACACCTTATACTATGGGTTATGGGGAGTCCATGTATTACAACGATGCCTATGGAGCACTTGACTACTATAAGCGCTACCGAGTCCGATCTTATGAAGCTGTGGCGGCGGCAGCTGCAGCTTCCGCATACAATTATGCAGAGCAGACCATGTCTCATCTTCCTCAAGTCCAGAGCTCAGCTGTACCCAGTCACCTCAACTCCACTTCTGTTGATCCTTATGACAGACACCTATTGCAGAACTCTGGCTCTGCTGCCACCTCAGCTGcaatggctgctgctgcttcctcttcctaTTATGGAAGGGACAGGAGCCCACTACGCCGGAACGCGGCTGTGCTCCCCGCAGTTGGAGAGGGCTACGGTTATGGGCCAGAGAGCGAGATGTCTCAGGCTTCAGCAGCAACACGGAATTCTCTGTATGACATGGCCCGGTATGAGCGGGAGCAGTATGTGGACCGAGCACGGTACTCAGCCTTTTAA